The following coding sequences are from one Ancylobacter sp. TS-1 window:
- a CDS encoding DUF3987 domain-containing protein gives MNVDSSTAFAPLDTSAASLAPAAAPADEWRPIIPVPPDAPKVGREVLFNACPRRLRDDGFAFTDAWAYRAPDHSVLFYIARLDRPANGRPAEKQMVPISFCEGPDGQRRFFPKSQSAPRALFNLPRLVAEAPDLPVMVVEGEKTARAAEVRFSDYAVTTSPGGSKAARMADWSALRGRHVVIVPDVDAPGDAYARTVSEIAVKAGVASVRIAEMPDGLPQAWDLADDVPEGVAWTDIERAIAEAPEVDQQAVADKVREANAPLPLFQPLPSAKVFPVDALGPLASAAQAIANKVQVPMGIAGQSVLAAAALAAQPHANVLLPFGQERPLSLFFVTVAESGARKSTADNEALWPVSRHEKNLRDLDSELQKTWRIAHAAWTAERKKIEADKKLGFDDRKDRLTTLGDEPEKPLAPFIVTADLTPDGLTKNWPNAHAGLGVFTAEGGVFTGSHGMSDDNKLRTAAMLSELWDGRPIKRVRAGDGVSILPGRRLSLHVMVQPDAAAGFLADKVLRDQGLLSRVLVSAPASLAGSRLYRETDPKDEAAIRTYGARLLSILEAPAKMAEGSRNELAPRALVMSAAAERGWRDFFDHVEGALSDPEVRAVQDFAAKAAEHAARIAGVLTIYDNPNADEIAEEAMACAVELASWYVGEAIRLQRAGLTDPKLIAAQKLLEWLQPQGGEPIKFRDILQYGPGDARTKKAAETSLTVLSEHGWVREVSKRPRTFEVVAAA, from the coding sequence ATGAACGTCGATAGCTCGACTGCCTTCGCCCCTCTCGACACCTCCGCCGCCTCCCTCGCGCCGGCCGCTGCTCCGGCTGACGAGTGGCGTCCGATCATCCCCGTGCCGCCGGACGCGCCGAAGGTAGGCAGGGAAGTGCTCTTCAATGCCTGCCCCCGCCGCCTTCGCGATGACGGGTTCGCCTTCACTGACGCATGGGCGTACCGGGCGCCGGATCACTCGGTGCTCTTTTACATCGCGCGGCTGGATCGCCCCGCGAACGGCCGCCCGGCCGAAAAGCAGATGGTCCCCATTTCCTTTTGCGAGGGGCCGGACGGTCAGCGCCGCTTCTTCCCCAAGTCGCAGTCCGCGCCACGCGCGCTTTTCAATCTCCCCCGTCTCGTTGCGGAGGCTCCCGATCTGCCGGTTATGGTGGTGGAAGGCGAGAAGACCGCGCGCGCTGCCGAGGTGCGTTTCTCCGATTACGCGGTGACGACCTCGCCCGGAGGCAGCAAGGCCGCTCGGATGGCGGATTGGAGCGCGTTGCGCGGCCGGCACGTCGTCATCGTGCCGGACGTGGATGCGCCGGGAGACGCCTACGCCCGCACGGTTTCCGAGATAGCGGTGAAAGCCGGCGTCGCCAGCGTGCGCATCGCAGAGATGCCGGACGGCTTGCCCCAAGCGTGGGATTTGGCGGACGACGTGCCGGAAGGCGTCGCTTGGACGGATATCGAGCGCGCCATTGCCGAGGCGCCCGAGGTTGACCAGCAGGCGGTTGCGGACAAGGTGCGGGAAGCGAATGCACCGCTCCCGTTGTTTCAGCCGCTCCCGTCCGCCAAGGTCTTTCCTGTCGATGCGCTGGGGCCGCTGGCGTCTGCCGCGCAGGCCATCGCGAACAAGGTGCAGGTGCCCATGGGCATCGCCGGCCAGTCGGTGCTTGCTGCCGCCGCGCTGGCCGCGCAGCCGCACGCGAATGTCCTCCTCCCCTTCGGGCAGGAGCGTCCGCTTTCCCTGTTCTTCGTCACGGTGGCGGAAAGCGGCGCCCGCAAGTCGACCGCCGACAATGAAGCCCTTTGGCCCGTCTCTCGCCATGAGAAGAACCTGCGCGACCTAGATAGCGAGTTGCAGAAGACGTGGCGCATCGCGCATGCGGCGTGGACGGCAGAGCGCAAGAAGATTGAGGCAGACAAAAAGCTTGGCTTCGACGACCGCAAGGACCGGCTGACGACGTTGGGCGATGAGCCCGAAAAGCCCCTTGCGCCGTTCATCGTCACGGCGGACCTCACCCCGGACGGACTGACGAAGAATTGGCCGAACGCGCATGCGGGGCTCGGCGTGTTCACCGCCGAGGGCGGCGTGTTCACCGGGTCCCACGGCATGAGCGACGACAACAAGCTGCGCACCGCCGCCATGCTCTCTGAGTTGTGGGACGGCCGGCCTATCAAGCGAGTGCGAGCCGGGGACGGCGTGTCCATCCTGCCGGGCCGGCGCCTTTCCCTTCATGTCATGGTGCAGCCGGACGCGGCGGCGGGGTTCCTTGCCGACAAGGTTCTGCGGGATCAGGGCTTGCTCTCCCGCGTGCTCGTTTCGGCACCCGCCAGCCTCGCCGGATCGCGGCTCTACCGCGAAACCGACCCGAAGGACGAAGCAGCCATTCGTACCTATGGCGCGCGGCTCCTCTCTATCCTTGAGGCGCCGGCCAAGATGGCGGAGGGCTCGCGGAACGAATTGGCCCCGCGCGCCCTGGTGATGTCCGCAGCAGCGGAACGCGGATGGCGCGACTTCTTCGACCATGTGGAAGGCGCGCTGTCCGATCCCGAGGTGCGGGCGGTGCAGGACTTCGCCGCCAAGGCAGCCGAACATGCCGCGCGCATCGCCGGGGTGCTCACCATCTACGACAACCCTAATGCGGATGAGATTGCAGAGGAGGCAATGGCCTGCGCTGTCGAGTTGGCGAGCTGGTACGTCGGCGAGGCCATCCGGCTCCAGCGGGCCGGGCTCACCGATCCCAAGTTGATTGCGGCGCAGAAGCTCCTTGAGTGGCTCCAGCCGCAGGGGGGTGAGCCGATCAAGTTCCGGGACATCCTGCAATACGGACCGGGTGACGCCCGCACCAAGAAGGCGGCTGAAACGTCGCTCACGGTTCTTTCCGAACATGGATGGGTGCGGGAGGTGTCCAAGCGCCCCCGCACCTTCGAGGTTGTCGCTGCAGCCTAG
- a CDS encoding helix-turn-helix domain-containing protein, giving the protein MNSGAHQPAQHGEYLSETQAAAYANVSVAKLRKDRVMKRGFKYCRLGRRIIYRREDIDGEMAGNLVHPLSA; this is encoded by the coding sequence ATGAATTCAGGTGCGCACCAGCCGGCTCAACACGGCGAATATCTGAGCGAGACGCAGGCCGCCGCTTACGCGAACGTTTCGGTTGCTAAGCTGCGGAAAGACCGAGTGATGAAGCGCGGCTTCAAATACTGCCGCCTTGGTCGCCGCATCATCTATCGCCGGGAAGATATCGACGGCGAGATGGCGGGCAACCTCGTGCACCCCCTGAGTGCCTAA
- a CDS encoding multiprotein-bridging factor 1 family protein, which yields MRQDMSIPKVSIRQIKAARALAGWSQEDLASASGVSLPTIKRLEAQDGEVGGRPETGQRLRGALEAAGVVFLEDGGTADGGPGVRLREKT from the coding sequence ATGAGGCAGGATATGTCAATACCAAAAGTATCAATTCGGCAAATCAAGGCTGCCCGAGCGCTGGCCGGCTGGTCTCAAGAAGACCTCGCCTCCGCATCAGGCGTCTCATTGCCAACCATAAAGCGGCTCGAAGCGCAGGATGGCGAAGTCGGTGGCAGACCAGAAACAGGCCAACGGCTTCGTGGAGCCCTCGAAGCCGCCGGTGTCGTCTTCCTCGAAGACGGCGGGACAGCTGATGGCGGCCCAGGCGTGCGGCTGAGAGAAAAGACCTAA
- a CDS encoding thermonuclease family protein, translated as MIDGDTLEIHGERIRLNGIDAPESRQTCQRADGSEYRCGQGAAFALADWIGRATVTCEPHGHDRYRRVIATCYARGEDAGRWLVQNGHALAFRRYSLVYVPDEERAQAAGSGVWQGHFILPWDWRKGAR; from the coding sequence GTGATCGACGGTGACACGCTGGAGATCCACGGCGAGCGCATCCGTCTCAACGGCATCGACGCGCCAGAGAGTCGGCAAACCTGCCAGAGGGCTGACGGATCGGAGTATCGCTGCGGGCAAGGGGCGGCCTTCGCGCTGGCGGATTGGATCGGCCGCGCGACGGTGACGTGTGAGCCGCACGGGCATGACCGCTACCGGCGCGTCATTGCCACCTGCTATGCTCGCGGAGAGGATGCCGGCCGCTGGCTCGTCCAGAATGGTCACGCACTGGCGTTCCGGCGGTATAGCCTCGTCTATGTGCCGGACGAAGAACGGGCGCAGGCGGCCGGCTCTGGCGTCTGGCAGGGGCATTTCATCCTGCCGTGGGATTGGCGCAAGGGAGCGCGATAG
- a CDS encoding NAD(P)-dependent oxidoreductase produces MSSSVSLLGLGSMGSSLARALIAAGMRPTLWNRTPERGSPFASSANLAGSIVEAIQSSDLVVSCLINYAATWSSLDRPEVIEALKGKTLVQLATGLPADATELAAWAGRHGIRYLDGRICCFPATIGRPDAVIYYGGDAATFEEHVGTLVALAGKSIYAGENVTNPTMLDCAFLSYCFAAPMAMLHGAAICEAAGLDPELFFAALPSFSADVNRRSVSFREAIRARDFTNVQSALQTDLAGARMWLACSSELGVDPAFAKALLDVMRVPVDQGKGALDTAYLFEAFKGAKTA; encoded by the coding sequence ATGTCGTCATCCGTATCTCTGCTGGGGCTTGGCTCCATGGGCAGTTCTCTAGCGCGCGCCCTTATCGCCGCCGGGATGCGTCCGACATTGTGGAACCGCACGCCTGAGCGCGGTTCACCCTTTGCCTCGTCAGCCAATCTCGCCGGCAGTATCGTCGAGGCGATTCAAAGCTCCGACCTCGTGGTTTCCTGCCTGATCAACTACGCGGCCACATGGTCGAGCCTCGACCGACCTGAGGTGATCGAAGCGTTGAAGGGCAAGACGCTCGTGCAGCTCGCGACCGGACTGCCAGCCGATGCGACGGAGCTAGCTGCATGGGCTGGCCGACATGGCATCCGTTATCTCGACGGCCGGATTTGCTGCTTTCCCGCGACCATAGGCCGGCCTGACGCAGTAATTTACTACGGCGGCGACGCTGCCACGTTCGAGGAACATGTCGGGACGCTCGTCGCGCTGGCGGGCAAGTCGATTTACGCCGGAGAAAACGTCACCAATCCGACCATGCTCGATTGTGCCTTCCTCAGCTACTGCTTCGCGGCGCCTATGGCGATGTTGCACGGTGCGGCGATTTGCGAGGCGGCGGGCCTAGACCCCGAGCTGTTCTTCGCCGCCCTGCCCTCCTTTTCAGCCGACGTAAACCGGCGCTCGGTATCCTTTCGCGAAGCCATTCGCGCGCGGGATTTCACCAACGTGCAGTCAGCGCTGCAAACCGATCTGGCTGGGGCGAGGATGTGGCTCGCTTGTTCCAGCGAACTCGGTGTCGATCCCGCGTTCGCAAAGGCGCTCCTCGATGTCATGAGGGTGCCGGTCGACCAGGGAAAGGGGGCGCTCGATACCGCCTATCTTTTCGAGGCCTTCAAAGGCGCGAAGACTGCATGA
- a CDS encoding tyrosine-type recombinase/integrase: MPVLKLTRRNLSSLPVADKPVIFYDEDLKGFGLRVMPSGRKTWIVEYRPNGGGRGVSKRRHAVAAYEETTPEGARKLAATMLASVRLGADPAEERAEARDALTLREVADLFFADHVDVKRKASTAADYRRLLKLHILPELGSKKAAMVSEADLARIHSRMRATKYRANRALAVVSSLYAFAERRKLVPAGTNPAAHIEKYREDGRETFLSSEDLARLGEAIREAETVGIPWEPDPTKKAKHVPKENRRTVIDPHAAGALRLLLLTGARLREILGLRWQWVDVERGLLLLPDSKTGKKAVVLSAPALAVLSGLPRIGAYVIAGANAGTKDEKPRADLKRPWAAVSKRAGLEGVRLHDLRHTNASVGAGAGLGLPIIGKLLGHANTATTERYAHLDNDPLRKAANRIGNDIAAAMGEAPAEGGRVIKLKA, from the coding sequence ATGCCGGTCTTGAAGCTCACGCGGCGGAACCTGTCTTCGCTGCCGGTGGCGGATAAGCCGGTCATCTTCTACGACGAAGACCTTAAGGGCTTCGGCCTGCGCGTCATGCCGAGCGGTCGGAAGACATGGATTGTCGAGTACCGCCCTAACGGGGGCGGGCGCGGCGTGTCCAAGCGCCGGCACGCGGTCGCTGCCTATGAGGAAACGACGCCGGAAGGGGCACGGAAGCTGGCAGCCACGATGTTGGCGAGCGTGCGGCTCGGTGCCGACCCGGCAGAGGAGCGTGCGGAAGCGCGTGACGCTCTCACGCTGCGTGAGGTGGCGGACCTCTTCTTTGCGGATCATGTCGACGTGAAGCGCAAGGCGTCCACGGCGGCGGACTATCGCCGGCTGCTGAAACTGCACATCCTGCCAGAGCTAGGCTCCAAGAAAGCCGCCATGGTTTCCGAGGCGGATTTAGCTCGCATTCATTCGCGGATGCGCGCCACCAAGTACCGGGCGAACCGCGCCCTTGCCGTTGTCAGCAGCCTCTATGCCTTTGCCGAGCGCCGCAAGCTGGTGCCGGCCGGGACGAACCCCGCCGCTCATATCGAGAAGTACCGGGAGGATGGCCGCGAAACGTTCCTCAGCTCGGAAGACCTCGCCCGCCTCGGTGAAGCGATCCGCGAGGCCGAAACGGTTGGCATCCCCTGGGAGCCGGACCCGACCAAGAAGGCCAAGCACGTGCCAAAGGAGAACCGCCGCACCGTGATTGATCCGCACGCAGCAGGCGCCCTTCGCCTGCTGCTACTGACCGGCGCCCGCCTCCGGGAAATCCTAGGGCTGCGCTGGCAATGGGTCGACGTTGAGCGGGGCTTGCTGCTGCTGCCCGACTCCAAGACCGGGAAGAAAGCCGTTGTCCTGAGCGCCCCTGCGCTTGCTGTGCTGTCGGGCCTGCCGCGCATCGGTGCCTATGTCATCGCCGGGGCGAATGCCGGCACGAAGGACGAGAAGCCGCGAGCGGACCTTAAGCGGCCGTGGGCGGCGGTGTCGAAGCGGGCCGGGCTGGAAGGCGTAAGGCTGCACGACCTGCGCCACACGAACGCCAGCGTCGGCGCAGGAGCGGGCCTTGGTCTGCCAATCATCGGCAAGCTGCTGGGGCACGCGAACACGGCAACGACGGAGCGATATGCTCACCTCGACAACGACCCGCTGCGCAAGGCCGCGAACCGCATCGGCAACGATATCGCTGCGGCTATGGGCGAGGCGCCAGCCGAAGGCGGGCGGGTTATCAAGCTGAAGGCCTAG
- the arsJ gene encoding organoarsenical effux MFS transporter ArsJ, producing the protein MTASSGSGLRNYAIVTAAYWGFTLTDGALRMLVLFTFFQLGYSPFTLAFLFLLYEAAGIGANFIGGWLAARYGITRMLTVGLVTQIAGFLLLSAVSPEWGSTLLVTWVLLAQGVCGVAKDLTKTASKSAIKITESQAGGQAEGRLFKWVAWFTGSKNAMKGVGFFLGGLLLQLVGFRYGLWLMAGALFLVMLGVVFSLPAMMGKAKASASARELFAKSKGINLLAAARVALFGARDVWFVVGVPVFLYASGWTFTMVGAFLALWTIGYGLVQAGAPSLVARSPDGLSREVPAARGWSLALAIVPALIAAALALAPPDPTLVLVVGLAVFGIAFAVNSSVHSYLVLAYAGSEKAAEDVGFYYAANAAGRFLGILASGFLYQLGGITACLLGSAVMLFICWLITLALPTKAGSR; encoded by the coding sequence ATGACGGCCTCCTCAGGCAGCGGGCTGCGCAACTACGCCATCGTGACGGCGGCCTATTGGGGCTTCACCCTCACCGACGGCGCCCTGCGCATGCTGGTGCTGTTCACCTTCTTCCAGCTTGGGTACTCGCCCTTCACCCTCGCCTTCCTGTTCCTGCTCTACGAGGCGGCGGGCATCGGCGCCAATTTCATCGGCGGCTGGCTGGCGGCGCGCTACGGCATCACCCGCATGCTCACCGTCGGGCTGGTGACGCAGATCGCCGGCTTCCTGCTGCTGTCGGCGGTGTCGCCGGAATGGGGCAGCACGCTGCTGGTGACCTGGGTGCTGCTGGCGCAGGGCGTGTGCGGCGTCGCCAAGGATTTGACCAAGACCGCCTCCAAATCGGCGATCAAGATCACGGAATCGCAGGCCGGCGGGCAGGCGGAAGGCCGGCTGTTCAAATGGGTGGCCTGGTTCACCGGCTCGAAGAACGCGATGAAGGGCGTCGGCTTCTTCCTCGGCGGGCTGCTGCTCCAGTTGGTCGGCTTCCGCTACGGGCTGTGGCTGATGGCGGGAGCGCTGTTCCTCGTCATGCTCGGCGTGGTGTTCTCGCTGCCGGCGATGATGGGCAAGGCCAAGGCCAGCGCCAGCGCGCGCGAACTCTTCGCCAAGTCGAAGGGCATCAACCTGCTCGCCGCCGCCCGCGTCGCCTTGTTCGGCGCGCGCGACGTGTGGTTCGTCGTCGGCGTGCCGGTGTTCCTCTATGCCAGCGGCTGGACCTTCACCATGGTCGGCGCCTTCCTGGCGCTGTGGACCATCGGCTACGGGCTGGTGCAGGCGGGCGCGCCCTCGCTGGTCGCCCGCAGCCCGGACGGCCTGTCGCGCGAGGTACCGGCGGCGCGCGGGTGGTCGCTGGCGCTGGCCATCGTGCCGGCGCTGATCGCCGCCGCGCTGGCGCTCGCCCCGCCCGATCCGACGCTGGTGCTGGTCGTCGGGCTCGCCGTGTTCGGCATTGCCTTCGCGGTGAACTCCTCGGTGCATTCCTATCTCGTGCTCGCCTATGCGGGCTCGGAGAAGGCGGCGGAGGATGTCGGCTTCTATTATGCGGCCAATGCGGCGGGCCGCTTCCTCGGCATTCTCGCCTCCGGCTTCCTCTACCAGCTTGGGGGCATCACTGCCTGCCTCCTCGGTTCGGCGGTGATGCTGTTCATCTGCTGGCTCATAACGCTGGCGTTGCCGACGAAGGCCGGATCCCGATAG
- a CDS encoding ArsJ-associated glyceraldehyde-3-phosphate dehydrogenase has translation MKVGISGMGRIGRLALRAAMGAAERQSSDPRAGNRLDVVHFNEIKGGAAATAHLLEFDSVQGRWRAQIEASGDEAVTIDGRRISFSAHAAPADIPWGDLGIDVVLECTGKFLTPAVLQGHLDRGAKRVIVAAPVKVPSVLNVVVGVNEHLYDPAAHPVVTAASCTTNCLAPVVKVVHEAIGIRHGQITTIHNPTNTNVVVDAPHKDLRRARSAMLSLQPTTTGSATAIALIYPELKGKLNGHAVRAPVLNASLTDAVFEMKRPTTVEEVNELFRSAAQGPLAGILGYEPRPLVSADYARDTRSSIVDGLSTMVTDETLLKVYAWYDNEMGYACRMVDLACHMNKVGI, from the coding sequence ATGAAGGTCGGCATCAGCGGCATGGGGCGGATCGGGCGGCTGGCGCTGCGCGCGGCGATGGGGGCCGCCGAGCGTCAGAGCAGCGATCCGCGCGCCGGAAACCGGCTCGATGTCGTCCATTTCAACGAGATCAAGGGCGGCGCCGCAGCCACCGCGCATCTCCTCGAATTCGACAGCGTGCAGGGGCGCTGGCGCGCGCAGATCGAGGCCTCGGGCGACGAGGCCGTCACCATAGACGGCAGGCGCATTTCCTTCTCCGCCCATGCCGCCCCGGCCGACATCCCGTGGGGCGACCTCGGCATCGACGTCGTGCTGGAATGCACCGGCAAGTTCCTGACCCCGGCCGTCCTGCAGGGCCATCTGGATCGCGGCGCCAAGCGGGTGATCGTCGCCGCGCCGGTGAAGGTCCCCTCGGTGCTCAACGTCGTCGTCGGCGTCAACGAGCACCTCTACGACCCGGCGGCACACCCCGTCGTCACGGCGGCGTCCTGCACCACCAACTGCCTCGCCCCTGTGGTGAAGGTCGTCCATGAGGCGATCGGCATCCGCCATGGCCAGATCACCACCATCCACAACCCGACCAACACCAATGTGGTCGTCGACGCACCGCACAAGGATTTGCGCCGCGCGCGATCCGCCATGCTGTCGCTCCAGCCCACCACCACGGGCAGCGCCACCGCCATCGCGCTGATCTATCCCGAGCTGAAGGGCAAGCTGAACGGCCATGCCGTGCGCGCCCCGGTGCTCAACGCCTCGCTCACCGACGCGGTGTTCGAGATGAAGCGCCCGACCACGGTGGAAGAGGTGAACGAGCTGTTCCGCTCCGCCGCGCAGGGCCCGCTTGCCGGCATTCTCGGCTATGAGCCGCGCCCGCTGGTCTCCGCCGACTATGCCCGCGACACCCGCTCCTCCATCGTCGACGGCCTCTCGACCATGGTCACCGACGAGACGCTGCTGAAGGTCTACGCCTGGTACGACAACGAGATGGGCTATGCCTGCCGCATGGTCGATCTCGCCTGCCACATGAACAAGGTCGGGATCTGA
- the arsH gene encoding arsenical resistance protein ArsH, with product MSTFDDFTDALDPGHFDRPELDKLAPAAPMTHPPRILLLYGSLRARSYSRLLVEEAARLLTAMGAETRIFDPSGLPLPDSVPADHPKVQELRALSEWSEGQVWCSPERHGTITGLFKCQIDWLPLEYRGIRPTQGRTLAVMQVSGGSQSFNAVNTLRVLGRWMRMITIPNQSSVAKAFEEFDEAGRMRPSPYYDRVVDVMEELVKFTLLTRDRRDYFTSRYSERREAALKAVQERAAPETDLATIAMTGTQAPR from the coding sequence ATGAGCACCTTCGACGATTTCACCGATGCGCTCGACCCCGGCCATTTCGACCGGCCGGAACTGGACAAGCTGGCGCCCGCCGCGCCGATGACGCATCCCCCGCGCATCCTGCTGCTCTACGGCTCGCTGCGCGCGCGCTCCTACAGCCGGCTGCTGGTCGAGGAAGCCGCGCGTCTTCTGACCGCCATGGGGGCGGAGACGCGCATCTTCGACCCCAGCGGCCTGCCGCTGCCGGACAGCGTGCCGGCGGATCATCCCAAGGTGCAGGAACTGCGCGCGCTGTCGGAATGGTCGGAAGGGCAGGTCTGGTGCAGCCCGGAGCGGCACGGCACCATCACCGGCCTGTTCAAGTGCCAGATCGACTGGCTGCCGCTGGAATATCGCGGCATCCGCCCGACGCAGGGGCGCACGCTGGCGGTGATGCAGGTCTCCGGCGGCTCGCAATCCTTCAACGCGGTCAACACGCTGCGCGTGCTCGGCCGCTGGATGCGGATGATCACCATTCCCAACCAGTCCTCGGTGGCCAAGGCGTTCGAGGAATTCGACGAGGCCGGGCGGATGAGGCCGTCGCCCTATTACGACCGCGTGGTCGACGTGATGGAGGAACTGGTGAAGTTCACCCTGCTGACCCGCGACCGCCGCGACTATTTCACCAGCCGCTACAGCGAGCGCCGGGAAGCCGCCCTGAAGGCGGTTCAGGAGAGGGCGGCGCCGGAAACCGATCTCGCGACCATCGCCATGACGGGAACGCAGGCTCCCCGGTAG
- a CDS encoding MFS transporter, translating to MSGNVLVASAGEHRPPGARSLFVTGLGIGQVCSWGSLYYSFPLIAEAMGHELGWSKSALYGAATLGLAFAGLAAYPIGAAIDRGHGRAIMTIGSVLAGLLLVLWSQVESLALFYVAVAGIGALQAATLYDPAFAVIARRSGPSHARAGITALTLWGGFASTVFIPLVQFLLDHVGWRDALLVLAAINILVCAGCYWSVIDPGADAPPHRGSAGAPALSGRAAVAWAARQPVFWALAVAFTAYSAAFSAFTFHLYPMLVEKGFETASVVAAMTLIGPAQVAGRIAIWVFAPRAPVRVIGSVTVAVFPLALVALEVLPPSFLLIALVALFYGAANGITTIVRGLSVPEMLTREAYGAVNGAMSAPSTVSRALTPLGAALIWSMSGSYDGVLFCIVITTVIVAVGFWLAAFLSRRAATP from the coding sequence ATGAGCGGAAACGTCCTCGTCGCCAGTGCCGGCGAACATCGCCCGCCCGGCGCGCGCAGCCTGTTCGTCACCGGGCTGGGCATCGGGCAGGTCTGCTCCTGGGGCTCGCTCTATTACAGCTTCCCGCTGATCGCCGAGGCGATGGGCCATGAGCTCGGCTGGTCGAAGAGCGCGCTCTATGGCGCGGCGACGCTGGGACTCGCCTTCGCGGGGCTGGCCGCCTATCCCATCGGCGCCGCCATCGACCGGGGCCATGGCCGCGCCATCATGACCATTGGGTCGGTGCTGGCCGGGCTGCTCCTCGTGCTGTGGTCGCAGGTCGAGAGCCTCGCTCTGTTCTATGTCGCGGTGGCCGGCATCGGCGCGCTGCAGGCGGCGACGCTCTACGATCCGGCCTTCGCCGTCATTGCCCGCCGCTCCGGCCCGTCCCATGCCCGGGCGGGGATCACGGCGCTGACCCTGTGGGGCGGCTTCGCCTCCACCGTGTTCATCCCGCTGGTGCAGTTCCTGCTCGACCATGTGGGCTGGCGCGACGCGCTCCTGGTGCTGGCGGCGATCAACATCCTCGTCTGCGCCGGCTGCTACTGGTCGGTGATCGACCCCGGCGCCGATGCACCCCCGCACCGGGGCTCGGCCGGCGCGCCGGCGCTGAGCGGGCGGGCGGCGGTGGCCTGGGCGGCGCGCCAGCCGGTGTTCTGGGCGCTGGCGGTGGCCTTCACCGCCTATTCCGCCGCCTTCTCGGCGTTCACCTTCCACCTCTACCCGATGCTGGTGGAGAAGGGCTTCGAGACCGCCTCGGTGGTGGCGGCGATGACGCTGATCGGCCCGGCGCAGGTGGCCGGGCGCATCGCCATCTGGGTGTTCGCGCCGCGCGCGCCGGTACGGGTGATCGGCTCGGTCACGGTCGCGGTGTTCCCGCTGGCGCTGGTGGCGCTGGAGGTGCTGCCGCCGAGCTTCCTGCTGATCGCGCTCGTCGCCCTGTTCTATGGCGCGGCCAACGGCATCACCACCATCGTGCGCGGGCTTTCCGTGCCGGAAATGCTCACCCGCGAGGCCTATGGCGCGGTAAACGGGGCGATGTCGGCGCCGAGCACCGTCTCGCGCGCGCTGACCCCGCTCGGCGCCGCGCTGATCTGGTCGATGTCGGGTTCCTATGATGGCGTGCTGTTCTGCATCGTCATCACGACCGTCATTGTGGCCGTCGGCTTCTGGCTGGCCGCCTTCCTTTCGCGCCGCGCGGCCACGCCCTGA
- a CDS encoding helix-turn-helix transcriptional regulator, whose product MKLEQAARQLESLGNPTRLQLYRTLVRAGHAGLPVGGVQERIGIAASTLSHHLKRLVDTGLVTQERHATTLICRAHYPAMNALIGYLADECCADADCPAAAAEPSAAP is encoded by the coding sequence ATGAAACTCGAACAAGCCGCCCGCCAGCTCGAATCGCTAGGCAACCCGACCCGCCTCCAGCTCTACCGGACGCTGGTGCGGGCCGGTCACGCCGGCCTGCCGGTCGGCGGCGTGCAGGAGCGCATCGGCATCGCCGCCTCGACGCTCTCGCATCATCTGAAACGCCTCGTCGACACCGGGCTGGTGACGCAGGAGCGCCACGCCACGACGCTGATCTGCCGCGCCCACTACCCCGCCATGAACGCCCTGATCGGCTATCTCGCCGATGAATGCTGCGCCGACGCGGACTGTCCCGCCGCCGCGGCCGAACCGTCCGCCGCGCCATGA